From the genome of Cololabis saira isolate AMF1-May2022 chromosome 1, fColSai1.1, whole genome shotgun sequence:
TTTTCTTGACTGTAATCTTGGCGCCATTCAAAGACTTGAGTTGAAGCTGATTGTAAATTGAGGACAGCATTGGTGAGTAAACTTCATTGGTCCTTTAGAAACTGTTTTACGTTGTATGAAATTGTTTCGGGAGTATATTCATACTGTATTTCAGCTGGAGGCCACAGAATTTGAATAGCAGTCATTCACAAGAATATCAGCTTTGTATTTCTACTTTCTTAAACTCAGTTCTGTTTGCTCAAAACAAAATTGCATCATTGGCTGCACCAGAAACATTTCGGTGGCAAAGCTTTTAATCTCTGATCGCGAGAACTCTGGGGAAAATCCTCAAGCTTGtccttttggttttggtttgtATCACCATGTTGACCCTCCTCCATCCTTGTCCCCAGCTCCTGCCTCCGCCTCACCGCCTTCATCACCACCTCCACCCCATCCTCTgcgctttttcttcttcttctttttcttctccttctcctcatCCTCCACCTTGTACTTCAGTCTTCTAACGGGGTCAGTGAAGCTTCGCATGGACTTTTCCTCAAAGTCGTCTGTCACAAGGAAGTTCCTGTCAATCAGCTCTGCCGCCTCATGCCAGTTGCGGTAGCAGTCTGGGCCGAGGCGGATTATCTCCTCCACTGCATTAGGGGTGAGAATGGAGCAGTCGGGACGCAGCACCACCACTGTGGGCAGCTCTTCCACATTAAACATGGCCTCAAGCTCCCTGTGGAAATGCAAACACATACACAAGCACACAATAGAATGGAGGTAATGGATTTTTGCAGCTAGGCATATTTACATTGTCATCATTCACCAGCACATTGTACACACTACGAACTAGCAAGTCCCACACACCTCCTGTAGGGGTCCTCGTAGGCCAGGAACAGGGACTTCTTGGGGAGCTCTTTGAGGAAGCTGTCCAGTTGTTCTTCTGACTTATCCAGActgagaaataaaagaaaaagaccaCACTATGATGAGAATAGAAAACAAATACACTGAATATATTTCAGTTTGCATCAAAATACATGTACGATGCTGGTAAGTAGTATTGGCACCATCAAGTTTCATGTGAGACTGTTTCCTTTTTGATAAGAAAAAATTATAAAAGCAGAATATTTTTCGATCAAATGGAAAAAGAGGATTTTATTTTGCTGAATTTAAAAATCAGTTCAAAAAGGGCACTGGGGTGTATTTACTAGGG
Proteins encoded in this window:
- the LOC133452627 gene encoding nucleoredoxin-like protein 1; translation: MVDLFIDRVLVKNNKDQDELDTEREIVLRLQNRILMLFFASAECETCQEFAPTLHEFFKKLTDEFYVERSAQLVLLYISLDKSEEQLDSFLKELPKKSLFLAYEDPYRRELEAMFNVEELPTVVVLRPDCSILTPNAVEEIIRLGPDCYRNWHEAAELIDRNFLVTDDFEEKSMRSFTDPVRRLKYKVEDEEKEKKKKKKKKRRGWGGGGDEGGEAEAGAGDKDGGGSTW